Proteins encoded by one window of Seriola aureovittata isolate HTS-2021-v1 ecotype China chromosome 4, ASM2101889v1, whole genome shotgun sequence:
- the rab38a gene encoding ras-related protein Rab-38, with translation MQNNHHKEHLYKILVIGDLGVGKTSIIKRYVHHNFSPNYRATIGVDFALKVLNWDQETVRLQLWDIAGQERFGNMTRVYYREAMGAFIVFDVTRPASFEAVTKWKEDLDSKLTLPNGKNVATVLLANKCDQGRDVLTNNGIKMEQFCQENGFVGWYETSAKENINIDEAANCLVKHIIASEKDMLQSEVSDTITPQLEKDKGGTCSSCFRSQ, from the exons ATGCAGAACAACCACCACAAGGAGCATCTCTATAAGATTCTTGTGATAGGGGACCTCGGGGTCGGTAAGACCAGCATCATCAAGCGGTATGTCCATCACAACTTCAGCCCCAACTACCGAGCCACCATCGGGGTGGACTTCGCTCTCAAGGTCCTCAACTGGGACCAGGAGACGGTGCGCCTGCAGCTGTGGGACATCGCAG GTCAGGAGAGGTTTGGCAACATGACTCGCGTGTACTACCGTGAGGCCATGGGCGCCTTCATCGTGTTTGACGTCACAAGGCCTGCCTCCTTTGAGGCCGTCACCAAATGGAAGGAGGACTTGGATTCCAAACTTACACTTCCCAATGGGAAAAATGTGGCCACTGTGCTTTTGGCGAATAAATGTGACCAGGGTCGGGATGTACTGACTAATAACGGAATAAAGATGGAGCAGTTCTGCCAGGAGAACGGCTTTGTGGGATGGTACGAGACGTCTGCTAAG gAAAACATCAACATTGATGAAGCAGCCAACTGCTTGGTGAAACACATCATTGCCAGTGAGAAAGACATGCTCCAATCAGAAGTCTCCGACACCATCACCCCCCAATTAGAGAAGGACAAAGGTGGGACATGCTCCTCCTGCTTCAGATCCCAGTAA
- the ctsc gene encoding dipeptidyl peptidase 1 — MRLSGVLVCVFLLWVEGSWGDTPANCTYEELVGTWVFQVSKGGHDKTLNCSTEAIGDSSVTVTLEKLSVATDELGNTGFFTIIYNQGFEVVINGYKWFAFFKYTQEGLKVTSYCDQTLPGWVHDVLGNNWACFVGKRVKAVPPRTDYKPLFSSRLLQKPYKLNLDFIDSINSVQSSWKAAPYPEHEQYTLQELHYRAGGPASRIPMRVRPMAVRAEVAKMAAALPEYWDWRNVDGVDFVSPVRNQASCGSCYSFASMGMLESRVRIVTNNSETPILSPQQVVSCSEYSQGCDGGFPYLIGKYVQDFGVVDESCFPYVAKNTPCGVPQNCGRMYTAEYNYVGGFYGGCSETTMMLELVKSGPMAVAFEVYPDFMHYKEGIYHHTGLADPFNPFELTNHAVLLVGYGRCHKTGQKYWIVKNSWGTSWGESGYFRIRRGSDECAIESIAVAAKPIPKL, encoded by the exons ATGAGGCTGAGCGgtgtgctagtgtgtgtgttcctgctttGGGTTGAAGGGTCCTGGGGTGACACACCGGCCAACTGCACCTATGAAGAGCTGGTGGGAACATGGGTGTTCCAGGTGTCCAAAGGAGGGCACGACAAGACCCTCAACTGCTCCACCGAAG CTATAGGTGACAGCTCCGTGACTGTGACACTGGAGAAACTGTCTGTAGCCACAGACGAGCTGGGGAACACCGGCTTCTTTACCATCATCTACAACCAGGGCTTTGAAGTGGTCATTAATGGGTACAAATGGTTTGCCTTCTTCAAG TATACTCAGGAGGGCCTTAAGGTGACCAGCTACTGTGACCAGACCCTGCCAGGGTGGGTCCATGATGTCCTGGGAAACAACTGGGCCTGTTTTGTAGGGAAGAGAGTGAAAGCAGTACCACCCCGTACAGATTACAAACCACTTTTCAGCAGCAG gctgctgcagaAACCGTACAAACTCAACCTGGATTTCATTGATTCCATCAACTCGGTTCAGAGTTCCTGGAAGGCTGCTCCCTACCCAGAGCATGAACAGTACACTCTACAGGAGCTGCACTACAGAGCAGGAGGGCCCGCTTCCCGTATCCCTAT GCGTGTTCGCCCTATGGCTGTAAGAGCTGAAGTAGCCAAGATGGCGGCAGCTCTACCTGAGTACTGGGATTGGAGAAACGTTGACGGCGTTGACTTTGTCAGCCCTGTGCGAAACCAAG CATCATGTGGTAGCTGCTACTCCTTTGCCTCCATGGGAATGCTGGAATCTCGCGTTCGAATCGTCACCAACAACAGTGAGACTCCAATCCTCAGCCCTCAACAAGTGGTCTCCTGCTCTGAATATTCTCAAG GTTGTGATGGTGGCTTCCCATACCTGATTGGGAAATATGTCCAGGATTTCGGCGTTGTGGATGAGTCATGCTTTCCATATGTTGCAAAGAACACTCCGTGTGGCGTCCCTCAAAATTGCGGCCGCATGTACACAGCGGAATACAACTACGTCGGTGGGTTTTATGGCGGCTGCAGTGAGACGACCATGATGTTGGAACTGGTTAAGAGTGGGCCCATGGCAGTGGCCTTTGAG GTCTACCCTGACTTCATGCACTATAAGGAGGGCATCTACCACCACACAGGCCTGGCAGACCCCTTCAATCCCTTCGAGCTGACCAACCACGCTGTGCTGCTGGTGGGGTACGGCCGCTGCCACAAGACCGGACAGAAGTACTGGATTGTTAAGAACAGCTGGGGCACCAGCTGGGGCGAGAGCGGCTACTTCAGAATCCGCCGGGGAAGTGATGAGTGTGCTATTGAGAGCATCGCAGTCGCAGCCAAACCTATCCCCAAACTGTAA